One genomic window of Hymenobacter sp. J193 includes the following:
- a CDS encoding sensor histidine kinase: MKHCLFPFLLLLFLVRLAAAQPALPLTFRTLTTEQGLSENSVYCMAQDPRGFLWLGTQDGLNRYDGAGFRVLRNDPQLEGSLSSNFILSMAVDKRGQLWVGTGGGGLNRYDPVTGRFQVFKHEDGQAGSLADNFVRSVFCDRSGTLWVGTEGGLHRFNPQTGQFQLYQHPPETSPNVRQNSVRAIAQDARGRIWVGTGAGQLSYLDTASERLIARPNWQTPSAITALCISQTGGVWVGTEVHGLRFVSLTGAREELIFRHEPGRAGSLRSDAVRSILEDAQGRLWVGTDEGLHQLDRVTNTFAPYQAQLGRPHLLPENTVQALFQDRSGLIWVGTEGGVASFMPRPATFTTVPITAQPDPVWAVCEDKQSRLWAGTQENGVVCYDAATGQRRSYRYDPARPASLSENFIRALCFDKEGQLWVGTQRSGLDCLDPATGQVRHFRHDPAQSGSLSDNAVRAILLDPSGQLWVSTENGLNLFDPATGRSTIYRDKPLTPKAGFGTNYIRMCYRDRQGRMWVGTGGGGLCLLDPRTGLCRPYRNVPGQPRTLSSNFVRGIVQDRAGTLWIGTEGGGLSRLDDAEKGLFTTFREPQGLPNDVVYALLPDREGNLWLSTNKGIAHFSPTTLQVRTYDMRDGLAQDEFNAGSQWAGSDGRLYFGGISGLISFRPGAVPVNQTAPPVVLTGFRKFNQPVRLDTSITERRTLRLGPRENFFSIEFAALNFQLPSKNSFMYRLRGFDDDWIEAGARHEATYTNLDPGTYLFQVRAANNDGVWNQQGASLRIVVTPPWYQTWWFRVLAAWLLVGLLFLAYRVRVRQLLALERVRHNIARDLHDDMGSTLSSIGILSTLARNHQHQNRPEQATQLLDQISESSRRMLDSMDDIVWAINPAHDSMEAVLSRMRIFASDVLEARGIDFAFTVAPEVQGLRLEMRARREFFLLYKEAVNNLAKYAQCEEARIHLNYQYNRLTLTVEDDGVGFDPKDPAKGGGNGLTNMRTRAAALRGQLDITTAPGKGTKLELSVPLKAA; the protein is encoded by the coding sequence ATGAAGCATTGCTTATTTCCCTTCTTACTGCTGCTGTTTCTGGTGCGCCTGGCCGCGGCCCAGCCGGCCCTGCCGCTCACGTTCCGCACGCTCACCACTGAGCAGGGGTTGTCGGAAAACAGTGTGTACTGCATGGCCCAGGACCCGCGCGGCTTTCTGTGGCTGGGCACCCAGGACGGCCTTAACCGCTACGATGGGGCCGGTTTCCGGGTGCTGCGCAACGACCCCCAGCTGGAAGGCAGCCTGAGCAGCAACTTTATTCTTTCGATGGCCGTGGACAAGCGCGGCCAGCTTTGGGTAGGTACCGGCGGCGGCGGCCTCAACCGCTATGACCCCGTCACCGGTCGTTTTCAGGTGTTCAAGCACGAAGACGGGCAGGCTGGCTCCCTGGCCGACAACTTTGTGCGGTCCGTTTTCTGCGACCGAAGCGGAACGCTATGGGTGGGCACGGAGGGCGGACTGCACCGCTTCAACCCGCAAACCGGGCAGTTTCAGCTTTATCAGCACCCCCCGGAAACCTCGCCCAATGTGCGGCAGAACTCCGTGCGTGCCATTGCCCAGGATGCCCGGGGGCGTATCTGGGTGGGCACCGGGGCCGGCCAGCTCAGCTACCTCGATACGGCCAGCGAGAGGCTGATTGCCCGCCCGAACTGGCAAACGCCTTCCGCCATCACGGCCTTGTGCATCAGCCAGACGGGCGGCGTGTGGGTGGGCACGGAGGTACATGGGCTACGCTTTGTATCATTGACCGGAGCCCGAGAGGAGTTGATCTTCCGCCACGAGCCGGGCCGGGCCGGAAGTTTGCGCAGCGACGCTGTGCGCAGCATTCTGGAAGATGCCCAGGGCCGCCTCTGGGTGGGCACCGATGAGGGCCTGCACCAACTGGACCGTGTGACGAACACGTTTGCGCCCTACCAGGCTCAGCTGGGCCGTCCGCACCTGCTGCCCGAAAACACCGTGCAGGCTTTGTTTCAGGACCGCAGCGGTTTGATTTGGGTAGGTACCGAGGGTGGAGTCGCCTCGTTTATGCCGCGCCCGGCCACCTTTACGACCGTGCCCATTACCGCGCAGCCCGACCCGGTGTGGGCCGTATGCGAAGACAAGCAAAGCCGTTTGTGGGCCGGAACCCAGGAAAACGGCGTGGTTTGCTACGATGCTGCCACCGGCCAGCGCCGCAGCTACCGCTACGACCCAGCCCGGCCCGCCAGCCTTAGCGAAAACTTCATTCGGGCCCTGTGCTTTGATAAGGAAGGCCAGCTGTGGGTAGGCACGCAGCGTAGCGGCCTCGATTGCCTCGACCCCGCCACCGGCCAGGTGCGCCACTTTCGCCACGACCCGGCCCAGTCCGGCAGCCTGAGTGATAATGCCGTGCGTGCTATTCTGCTCGACCCTTCCGGCCAGCTATGGGTGAGCACCGAAAACGGCCTCAACCTCTTCGACCCCGCCACCGGCCGCAGCACCATCTACCGCGACAAGCCCCTGACGCCCAAGGCAGGCTTTGGCACCAACTACATCCGCATGTGCTACCGCGACCGGCAGGGCCGCATGTGGGTAGGCACCGGCGGGGGCGGCCTGTGTTTGCTGGACCCACGCACCGGTCTGTGCAGGCCCTACCGCAACGTGCCCGGCCAGCCTCGCACCCTCAGCAGCAACTTTGTGCGCGGCATCGTGCAGGATCGGGCCGGCACGCTCTGGATTGGCACCGAAGGTGGGGGCCTGAGCCGCCTCGACGACGCCGAGAAAGGTTTGTTCACCACGTTCCGGGAGCCCCAGGGCCTGCCCAACGACGTGGTGTACGCTCTATTGCCTGACCGTGAAGGCAACCTGTGGCTTTCCACCAACAAGGGCATTGCGCACTTTTCGCCTACTACGCTGCAGGTACGCACCTACGACATGCGCGACGGGCTGGCGCAGGACGAGTTCAATGCCGGCTCGCAGTGGGCCGGCTCCGATGGGCGCCTCTACTTCGGGGGCATCAGCGGGCTGATTTCGTTTCGGCCGGGCGCGGTGCCCGTGAATCAGACGGCGCCGCCGGTGGTGCTTACCGGGTTCCGCAAGTTCAACCAGCCCGTGCGCCTCGACACGTCCATTACCGAGCGGCGCACCCTGCGGCTGGGCCCACGCGAAAACTTCTTTTCCATCGAATTTGCCGCCCTGAACTTTCAACTGCCCTCCAAAAACAGCTTTATGTACCGGCTGCGGGGGTTCGACGACGACTGGATTGAAGCCGGGGCCCGCCACGAAGCCACCTATACCAACCTCGACCCCGGCACCTACCTGTTTCAGGTGCGCGCCGCCAACAACGACGGCGTCTGGAACCAGCAAGGGGCCTCACTCCGCATTGTGGTGACGCCGCCGTGGTACCAGACGTGGTGGTTCCGGGTGCTGGCGGCTTGGCTGCTGGTGGGGCTATTGTTTCTGGCCTACCGGGTACGGGTGCGGCAGTTGCTGGCCTTGGAACGGGTGCGCCACAACATCGCCCGCGACTTGCACGACGATATGGGCTCCACGCTCAGCAGCATTGGTATTCTGAGCACGCTGGCCCGCAACCACCAGCACCAGAACCGCCCCGAGCAGGCCACCCAGCTGCTCGACCAGATAAGTGAAAGCTCGCGCCGCATGCTCGACTCCATGGACGACATCGTGTGGGCTATCAACCCCGCGCACGATTCCATGGAGGCCGTTCTGTCGCGGATGCGCATTTTCGCCTCGGACGTGCTGGAGGCCCGGGGCATTGATTTTGCCTTCACGGTGGCGCCCGAGGTGCAGGGCCTGCGGCTGGAAATGCGCGCCCGCCGGGAGTTTTTTCTGCTCTACAAAGAGGCCGTAAACAACCTGGCCAAGTACGCTCAGTGCGAAGAGGCCCGCATTCACCTCAACTATCAGTACAACCGCCTTACCCTCACGGTGGAAGACGACGGTGTAGGCTTCGACCCCAAGGACCCGGCCAAAGGCGGCGGCAACGGCCTCACCAACATGCGCACCCGCGCCGCCGCTCTGCGCGGCCAGCTCGACATCACTACTGCTCCCGGTAAGGGTACCAAGCTGGAGCTGAGCGTGCCGCTGAAAGCGGCGTAG
- a CDS encoding SdpI family protein, which yields MKTAFSFWHVLSLIALVLPTAYLAYSWSALPAQIPTHFDANGQANGFTAKENMWWLCVALPSGMYALLHFLPRFDPKKQLSGTSVNYQKLQFLLVAMLSGVSLYSLYVAQHAGTQPGSGLAVLLGLFFALLGNYLTTVPQNYFVGIRTPWALESTIIWARTHRLGGYLFFGVGLLSAALAFWSAPVATTVLVAGVLGTVVATYAYSYYLYRQMLNAA from the coding sequence ATGAAAACGGCTTTTTCCTTTTGGCATGTTCTCTCCCTTATAGCCTTGGTGCTGCCCACCGCTTACCTGGCCTATTCCTGGTCGGCGCTGCCGGCCCAGATTCCCACCCACTTCGATGCTAATGGGCAAGCCAATGGTTTCACGGCCAAAGAAAACATGTGGTGGCTGTGTGTGGCCCTGCCATCGGGCATGTACGCGCTGCTGCACTTTCTGCCCCGCTTCGACCCGAAAAAGCAGTTGAGCGGCACCAGCGTAAACTACCAGAAGCTACAGTTTCTGCTGGTAGCTATGCTAAGCGGGGTGAGCCTGTACAGCCTCTACGTGGCGCAGCATGCGGGCACGCAGCCCGGCAGCGGCTTGGCCGTGCTGCTCGGTCTGTTTTTCGCGCTGCTGGGCAACTACCTCACCACGGTGCCCCAGAACTACTTCGTAGGCATCCGCACGCCGTGGGCGCTGGAGTCGACCATCATCTGGGCCCGGACACATAGGCTGGGGGGCTACCTGTTTTTCGGAGTAGGACTCCTAAGCGCGGCTCTGGCCTTTTGGTCGGCGCCGGTGGCTACCACGGTGCTGGTGGCGGGCGTGCTGGGGACGGTGGTGGCCACCTACGCCTACTCGTACTACCTGTACCGGCAGATGCTGAACGCCGCCTGA
- a CDS encoding autorepressor SdpR family transcription factor: MNALFKALNDPTRRAILEMLRERPCTAGEIADAFQFSKPTISHHLDLLRQADLVASEKQGQFVLYTLNMTVMDELLGWLLQFKS; this comes from the coding sequence TTGAACGCCCTCTTCAAAGCCCTCAACGACCCTACCCGCCGCGCCATCCTGGAGATGCTGCGCGAGCGGCCCTGCACAGCCGGGGAAATTGCCGATGCCTTTCAGTTCTCCAAGCCCACCATCAGCCACCACCTCGATTTACTACGCCAGGCCGACCTGGTCGCCAGTGAAAAGCAGGGTCAGTTCGTGCTCTACACCCTCAACATGACGGTGATGGACGAGCTGCTGGGCTGGCTGCTGCAATTCAAATCCTAA
- a CDS encoding YegJ family protein, protein MRISSLFLIGFLLSFAGCTSDSSKIKREGEPAIYTTDADDEEMNKAMRQGKATLPAFLLTISKSDSTIINSAIKVHYDDGVQREYLWVGSLSIENGQLYGVVDNKPEFTSQVVAGQRILVDTTTAVDWNYTQNNRLFGGYTIKLLRNRMTPEERAEFDQSTVLTFDTP, encoded by the coding sequence ATGCGTATTTCTTCTTTATTTCTAATAGGGTTTCTCCTGAGCTTTGCTGGTTGTACTTCTGACTCAAGCAAGATTAAGCGGGAAGGCGAGCCAGCCATCTACACCACGGACGCAGATGACGAAGAAATGAACAAAGCAATGAGACAAGGGAAAGCCACATTGCCTGCGTTTCTACTCACGATAAGCAAGTCAGATTCGACTATCATCAACTCAGCTATAAAAGTCCATTATGATGATGGGGTTCAACGAGAATATCTTTGGGTAGGAAGCCTAAGTATCGAAAATGGCCAGTTGTATGGTGTTGTCGATAACAAACCAGAATTTACTAGCCAAGTAGTAGCTGGGCAGCGCATTTTAGTAGATACGACTACTGCCGTTGATTGGAATTACACCCAGAACAACCGTCTTTTTGGTGGCTATACGATTAAGCTTCTACGCAACAGGATGACTCCCGAAGAAAGAGCAGAGTTTGATCAATCAACTGTTTTAACATTCGATACGCCATAA
- the aspS gene encoding aspartate--tRNA ligase: protein MLRTHTCGELRPEHVGLTVTLCGWVQRTRDKGGISWVDLRDRYGLTQLTLEEGVETEEMRAAARELGREFVVQVTGKVAERYSKNDKMPTGGIEIRVEKLDVLNPAKLPPFLIEDETDGGDDLRMKYRYLDLRRSPVRQNLMLRHRVAQATRRFLDGQQFIEVETPVLIKSTPEGARDFVVPSRMNPGEFYALPQSPQTFKQLLMVSGFDRYFQIVKCFRDEDLRADRQPEFTQIDCEMAFVEQEDILNTFEALVQYLFREVKGLEIGQLPRMTYADAMRYYGNDKPDTRFEMKFVELNDVVKGQGFPVFDNAGLVVGINAHNSAMYTRKQLDELTEFVKRPQIGATGLVYARVEQDGSVKSSVDKFYSQDALQQWKAAFNAQPGDLLLILAGEPTKTRKALSELRLEMGQRMGLRDKNTFSALWVVDFPLLEFIEEEGRYFAMHHPFTSPKPEDIALLDSPDTIGEVRANAYDMVINGVEVGGGSIRIHDRAVQARMFELLGFSAEEAQAQFGFLLDAFEYGAPPHGGIAFGFDRLCSLFGGADSIRDFIAFPKNNSGRDVMIDSPSPISGAQLKELSIATAVVGK, encoded by the coding sequence ATGCTCCGTACGCACACCTGCGGCGAACTTCGCCCCGAACACGTTGGTTTAACCGTCACGCTTTGCGGCTGGGTGCAGCGCACCCGCGACAAAGGCGGCATCAGCTGGGTGGACTTGCGCGACCGGTACGGCCTCACCCAACTCACCCTGGAAGAAGGCGTGGAAACCGAGGAAATGCGCGCCGCCGCCCGCGAGCTGGGCCGCGAGTTTGTGGTGCAGGTAACCGGCAAAGTAGCTGAGCGCTACTCCAAAAACGACAAAATGCCCACCGGCGGCATCGAAATCCGGGTAGAAAAGCTGGACGTGCTCAACCCCGCCAAGCTGCCGCCCTTCCTCATCGAAGACGAAACCGACGGTGGCGACGACCTGCGGATGAAGTACCGCTACCTCGACCTTCGCCGCTCACCCGTGCGCCAGAACCTGATGCTGCGCCACCGCGTGGCCCAGGCCACCCGCCGCTTCCTCGATGGCCAGCAATTCATTGAGGTGGAAACGCCCGTGCTCATCAAAAGCACGCCCGAAGGGGCCCGCGACTTTGTGGTGCCCTCCCGCATGAACCCCGGCGAGTTCTACGCCCTGCCCCAGAGCCCCCAGACGTTCAAGCAGCTGCTGATGGTGTCGGGCTTCGACCGGTACTTCCAGATTGTGAAGTGCTTCCGCGACGAAGACCTGCGCGCCGACCGCCAGCCCGAGTTCACGCAGATTGACTGCGAAATGGCCTTCGTGGAGCAGGAAGACATCCTGAACACGTTTGAGGCGCTGGTGCAGTACCTGTTCCGAGAGGTGAAAGGCCTCGAAATCGGTCAGCTGCCCCGCATGACTTACGCCGATGCCATGCGCTACTACGGCAACGACAAGCCCGACACGCGCTTCGAAATGAAGTTTGTGGAGCTGAACGACGTGGTGAAAGGCCAGGGCTTCCCGGTGTTCGACAACGCCGGCCTGGTGGTGGGCATCAACGCGCACAACTCGGCCATGTACACCCGCAAGCAGCTCGATGAGTTGACCGAGTTCGTAAAGCGCCCCCAGATTGGCGCCACCGGCTTGGTGTACGCCCGCGTGGAGCAGGATGGCTCGGTGAAGTCGTCGGTAGACAAGTTCTACTCCCAGGATGCGCTGCAGCAGTGGAAAGCCGCCTTCAACGCTCAGCCCGGCGACCTGCTGCTGATTTTGGCTGGGGAGCCTACTAAAACCCGCAAGGCCCTGAGCGAGCTGCGCCTGGAAATGGGCCAGCGCATGGGCTTGCGCGACAAAAACACCTTCTCGGCGCTGTGGGTGGTTGACTTCCCGCTGCTCGAGTTCATTGAGGAGGAAGGCCGCTACTTCGCCATGCACCACCCTTTCACGTCGCCCAAGCCCGAGGACATTGCCCTGCTCGACTCGCCCGACACGATAGGGGAGGTGCGCGCCAATGCCTACGATATGGTGATTAACGGCGTGGAAGTGGGCGGCGGCTCCATCCGCATCCACGACCGTGCCGTGCAGGCCCGCATGTTTGAGCTGCTCGGCTTCTCGGCCGAGGAAGCGCAGGCCCAGTTTGGCTTCCTACTCGACGCCTTCGAGTACGGTGCCCCGCCCCACGGCGGCATTGCCTTCGGCTTCGACCGGCTCTGCTCGCTCTTCGGCGGCGCCGACTCCATCCGGGACTTCATTGCCTTCCCCAAAAACAACTCCGGCCGCGACGTCATGATTGACTCGCCCTCGCCCATTTCCGGTGCCCAGCTCAAGGAGCTAAGCATTGCTACGGCGGTGGTGGGGAAGTAA
- a CDS encoding ABC transporter ATP-binding protein, translating into MELVIDHLSKTYPNGTKALNDVSLRIAPGMFGLLGPNGAGKSSLMRTISTLQQADAGTIQLGDIDVLREPERVRQVLGYLPQEFGVYPKITAAELLEHFAVLKGLSNKSERRQVVDALLQQTNLYQVRNKNLGGYSGGMKQRFGIAQALLGNPKLIIVDEPTAGLDPTERNRFHNLLSEIGEDRIVILSTHIVSDVSDLCRQFAIINKGQVLYTGDPLRAIEEVRGQIWRRSIRKEELATYQQQFAVISSRLFAGQTIIHVHSLAQPGNGFEGVEPTLEDVYFARIHAAEQAVSEAAPVAK; encoded by the coding sequence ATGGAACTGGTTATCGACCACCTCTCCAAGACCTACCCCAACGGCACCAAGGCCCTGAACGACGTGAGCCTACGCATTGCGCCCGGCATGTTTGGCCTGCTGGGGCCCAACGGCGCCGGCAAGTCCAGCCTGATGCGCACCATCTCTACCCTGCAGCAGGCCGATGCCGGCACCATTCAGCTAGGCGACATCGACGTGCTGCGGGAGCCGGAGCGCGTGCGCCAGGTGCTGGGCTATCTGCCCCAGGAGTTTGGGGTGTACCCAAAAATCACGGCGGCGGAGCTACTGGAGCACTTTGCCGTGCTCAAGGGACTCAGCAACAAAAGTGAGCGGCGGCAAGTGGTAGATGCCCTGCTGCAGCAAACCAACCTTTACCAGGTGCGCAACAAAAACCTGGGCGGCTACTCCGGGGGCATGAAGCAGCGCTTCGGTATTGCGCAGGCCTTGCTGGGCAACCCTAAGCTCATCATCGTGGATGAGCCCACCGCCGGCCTCGACCCCACCGAACGGAACCGCTTCCACAACCTGCTGTCCGAAATCGGGGAAGACCGCATCGTGATTCTGAGCACCCACATCGTGTCGGACGTCTCGGACCTGTGCCGGCAGTTTGCCATCATCAACAAAGGGCAGGTGCTGTATACCGGCGACCCGCTACGGGCCATTGAGGAAGTGCGCGGGCAAATCTGGCGGCGCAGCATCCGCAAGGAGGAGCTGGCGACCTATCAGCAGCAGTTTGCGGTGATTTCTTCGCGCCTGTTTGCGGGCCAGACCATCATTCACGTGCATAGCCTTGCTCAGCCCGGCAACGGCTTCGAAGGCGTGGAGCCGACCCTGGAAGACGTGTACTTCGCCCGCATTCACGCCGCCGAGCAGGCAGTCAGTGAAGCTGCACCAGTAGCTAAGTAA